One region of Drosophila kikkawai strain 14028-0561.14 chromosome 2R, DkikHiC1v2, whole genome shotgun sequence genomic DNA includes:
- the LOC108081465 gene encoding transmembrane protein 65 isoform X1, which produces MRQYHAAFRQLMCHRQTSMISSRFRSQLLILSSFSDYTPALRKYSKFSTHLSTERAMELLCNLDEEERSNLRCALGKVEADKEKKLYESQLAVGSWRTRFGRLSNKPALGQVIAGTFCAVPDDWLRRKLVESAAPPTAGQLYSIFFVNAVPFIAFGFLDNFIMIMAGEYIEYYLGHFITLSTMAAAGLGNTISDILGITMATYVENGCQILGLKQPKLTPAQFELKSSKRSSSFGRIVGITVGCLLGMCPLWFMEEKASEKTDAATN; this is translated from the exons ATGCGACAATATCACGCTGCGTTCAGGCAACTAATGTGTCACAGGCAGACATCGATGATATCCTCAAGGTTTAGGTCGCAGTTGCTGATCCTGTCGTCATTCTCGGACTATACGCCCGCTCTTAGAAAATACTCAAAGTTTAGCACACACCTGTCGACGGAGCGGGCAATGGAGTTACTGTGTAACTTGGACGAAGAAGAGCGCAGCAATCTGCGCTGTGCACTGGGAAAGGTGGAGGCCGACAAGGAAAAGAAACTATACGAGA GTCAGTTGGCCGTTGGCAGTTGGCGCACTCGCTTCGGACGACTATCAAACAAGCCGGCGTTGGGTCAGGTTATTGCCGGGACATTTTGTGCAGTGCCCGATGATTGGCTGAGAAGAAAATTGG TTGAGTCTGCGGCACCTCCCACAGCTGGCCAGTTATACAGTA TCTTTTTCGTGAATGCTGTTCCATTTATCGCTTTTGGTTTTCTTGACAACTTCATCATGATAATGGCG GGCGAATACATTGAGTACTATTTGGGCCACTTTATCACGCTGTCAACAATGGCGGCTGCTGGTCTTGGCAACACCATAAGCGACATTCTAGGTATCACAATGGCAACATATGTCGAGAACGGCTGCCAGATATTGGGCCTCAAGCAGCCCAAGTTGACACCAGCGCAATTCGAGCTCAAGTCCAGCAAGAGATCATCCAGTTTT GGTCGTATCGTCGGCATTACAGTAGGCTGTCTGCTTGGAATGTGTCCTTTGTGGTTCATGGAGGAGAAAGCCTCGGAAAAGACAGATGCGGCGACTaactaa
- the LOC108081465 gene encoding transmembrane protein 65 isoform X2, whose protein sequence is MRQYHAAFRQLMCHRQTSMISSRFRSQLLILSSFSDYTPALRKYSKFSTHLSTERAMELLCNLDEEERSNLRCALGKVEADKEKKLYEIESAAPPTAGQLYSIFFVNAVPFIAFGFLDNFIMIMAGEYIEYYLGHFITLSTMAAAGLGNTISDILGITMATYVENGCQILGLKQPKLTPAQFELKSSKRSSSFGRIVGITVGCLLGMCPLWFMEEKASEKTDAATN, encoded by the exons ATGCGACAATATCACGCTGCGTTCAGGCAACTAATGTGTCACAGGCAGACATCGATGATATCCTCAAGGTTTAGGTCGCAGTTGCTGATCCTGTCGTCATTCTCGGACTATACGCCCGCTCTTAGAAAATACTCAAAGTTTAGCACACACCTGTCGACGGAGCGGGCAATGGAGTTACTGTGTAACTTGGACGAAGAAGAGCGCAGCAATCTGCGCTGTGCACTGGGAAAGGTGGAGGCCGACAAGGAAAAGAAACTATACGAGA TTGAGTCTGCGGCACCTCCCACAGCTGGCCAGTTATACAGTA TCTTTTTCGTGAATGCTGTTCCATTTATCGCTTTTGGTTTTCTTGACAACTTCATCATGATAATGGCG GGCGAATACATTGAGTACTATTTGGGCCACTTTATCACGCTGTCAACAATGGCGGCTGCTGGTCTTGGCAACACCATAAGCGACATTCTAGGTATCACAATGGCAACATATGTCGAGAACGGCTGCCAGATATTGGGCCTCAAGCAGCCCAAGTTGACACCAGCGCAATTCGAGCTCAAGTCCAGCAAGAGATCATCCAGTTTT GGTCGTATCGTCGGCATTACAGTAGGCTGTCTGCTTGGAATGTGTCCTTTGTGGTTCATGGAGGAGAAAGCCTCGGAAAAGACAGATGCGGCGACTaactaa
- the Obp28a gene encoding general odorant-binding protein 28a, whose amino-acid sequence MQRLPAIFVAVLLFSVAVLVRGFDEKEAMAKLMESAESCMGEVGAAQSDLQDLVKKQPASTYEGKCLRACVMKSFGLLNSSGKLDTEAGHEKAKQYTGDDPAKLKLALEIGDTCAGISVPEDHCEAAEAYGACFKSEATKHGLM is encoded by the coding sequence ATGCAGCGGCTACCGGCAATTTTCGTAGCAGTGCTGCTTTTTAGCGTCGCCGTTTTAGTGCGCGGCTTCGACGAGAAGGAAGCCATGGCCAAGCTAATGGAGTCCGCAGAGTCCTGTATGGGCGAGGTGGGTGCTGCCCAAAGCGACTTGCAGGATCTGGTTAAGAAGCAACCTGCATCCACTTATGAAGGCAAATGCCTGCGGGCATGTGTAATGAAAAGTTTCGGGCTGCTCAACTCCAGCGGCAAGCTGGACACCGAGGCCGGCCACGAGAAGGCAAAGCAGTATACAGGCGATGATCCAGCCAAGCTTAAGCTCGCCCTAGAGATCGGCGACACCTGTGCTGGCATCAGTGTGCCGGAGGACCACTGCGAGGCCGCAGAGGCCTACGGCGCTTGCTTTAAAAGCGAGGCCACCAAACACGGACTGATGTAG